The Sulfurihydrogenibium sp. YO3AOP1 genome has a window encoding:
- the cmr1 gene encoding type III-B CRISPR module RAMP protein Cmr1: MEEAIFKVEIITPTIMGGANSGKLDSIFIRPTEIKSTMRQAFRLVAGKYVRHDNERVEDLYKLESEVFGNTEGKGKFRLIVDIPNNLKTEKIKLLPHKNDFSKLAILPNQTFDLKIISYKYPVEFYKALINIAFLLGVGHRRNRLFGNMQIEQFKLPDEVGKIDKFFLDEGYKEIKTDNPLFACFSKREDGDNRNFSVFGMPLKDEYIPINKQNFEKALENLYEKVIHGIKGEKLDFILGGVNPRRQASFVNFSILKVGQSYRLFVIGFYYKNEKFKYNDWKNAIEKAKELTEKLLKK; the protein is encoded by the coding sequence ATGGAGGAAGCTATTTTTAAAGTAGAAATCATAACTCCAACCATCATGGGCGGAGCAAATAGTGGAAAATTAGACTCTATTTTTATAAGACCAACAGAAATAAAATCTACAATGAGACAGGCTTTTAGATTAGTTGCCGGCAAGTATGTAAGGCACGATAATGAAAGAGTTGAAGATTTATACAAATTAGAAAGCGAAGTTTTTGGTAATACAGAAGGAAAAGGAAAGTTTAGATTGATTGTTGATATTCCAAACAATCTAAAAACTGAAAAAATCAAATTACTTCCACATAAAAATGATTTTTCTAAACTTGCCATATTGCCAAACCAAACTTTTGATTTAAAAATCATTTCTTACAAATATCCGGTAGAATTCTATAAAGCACTGATAAACATTGCTTTTCTGCTTGGAGTAGGACATAGAAGAAACAGACTATTTGGAAATATGCAGATAGAACAATTTAAATTACCGGATGAAGTAGGAAAAATTGATAAATTCTTTTTAGATGAAGGATATAAAGAAATAAAAACAGACAACCCTTTATTTGCTTGTTTTTCTAAAAGAGAAGATGGCGATAATAGAAATTTTTCAGTTTTTGGTATGCCTCTAAAAGATGAATATATACCAATAAATAAACAAAATTTTGAAAAAGCTTTAGAAAATCTCTACGAAAAAGTAATCCATGGAATAAAAGGAGAAAAGTTAGACTTTATTCTTGGGGGAGTAAATCCAAGAAGACAAGCATCTTTCGTAAACTTTTCTATTTTAAAAGTTGGTCAATCTTACAGATTGTTTGTTATTGGCTTTTATTACAAGAATGAAAAATTTAAATATAATGATTGGAAAAATGCAATAGAAAAAGCTAAAGAACTAACAGAAAAACTTTTAAAAAAATAA